From Pseudomonas sp. LS1212, the proteins below share one genomic window:
- a CDS encoding FAD-binding oxidoreductase, with amino-acid sequence MASTAVKQQYDVVIVGGAVNGSATAYFLANNPDFTGSVLVIERDWTYAQSATALSSSSIRQQFSNPINIQISRFGAEFVRAFPETMEVNGDKPDLAFRENGYLFLADQRGFEVLERLHGTQVENGADVVMLDPEQLVERFPWVNPDSLAGASFGRTGEGWFDSYGMLNGFRKKARSMGIEYIENEVVEVLRSGDLITGVRLASGERIGCGMLVNTAGTRGPKVARMAGLDIPVEARRRSLFVFDCHTPLPGVVPLTIDPTGVFFRPEGHLYLGGTYPKVDPEVDVNDFDVLHDEFEEEVWPILAERVPAFEAIKVVNSWAGHYDFCVLDHNAIVGPHNEVRNFLFCNGFSGHGLQQAPAIGRGLSELITYGGYRSLDLSALSYERVVENRPFLEDSVI; translated from the coding sequence ATGGCTTCGACAGCAGTAAAGCAACAGTACGACGTAGTCATCGTGGGCGGTGCAGTCAATGGCAGCGCCACCGCGTATTTCCTTGCCAACAACCCGGATTTCACCGGCTCGGTGTTGGTGATAGAGCGTGACTGGACCTACGCGCAATCAGCTACCGCGTTGTCCAGCAGCTCGATTCGCCAGCAGTTCTCCAACCCGATCAACATCCAGATTTCCAGGTTCGGTGCCGAGTTCGTTCGAGCATTTCCTGAAACCATGGAGGTCAATGGCGACAAGCCGGACCTGGCGTTCAGGGAGAACGGCTACCTGTTCCTGGCCGACCAGCGCGGCTTTGAGGTGTTGGAGCGTTTGCATGGTACTCAGGTGGAGAACGGCGCCGATGTAGTCATGCTCGATCCCGAGCAATTGGTCGAGCGCTTCCCGTGGGTCAACCCGGACAGCCTGGCTGGTGCCAGTTTTGGCCGCACCGGTGAAGGCTGGTTCGACAGCTACGGCATGCTCAATGGCTTTCGCAAAAAAGCCCGTTCGATGGGTATCGAATACATCGAGAACGAAGTCGTCGAGGTGTTGCGCAGCGGGGATCTGATTACCGGTGTGCGCCTGGCCAGCGGCGAACGGATCGGCTGCGGCATGCTGGTCAATACCGCCGGCACCCGTGGGCCCAAAGTGGCGCGCATGGCCGGCCTGGATATTCCGGTAGAAGCTCGTCGACGTTCGCTGTTCGTCTTCGACTGCCACACGCCACTGCCGGGGGTGGTGCCCCTGACCATCGATCCGACCGGGGTGTTCTTCCGTCCCGAGGGGCATCTTTACCTGGGCGGTACCTACCCGAAAGTCGATCCCGAAGTGGATGTCAACGACTTTGACGTCCTGCACGATGAGTTCGAAGAAGAGGTGTGGCCGATCCTTGCCGAGCGCGTGCCTGCATTCGAGGCGATCAAGGTGGTCAACTCCTGGGCGGGTCATTATGACTTCTGCGTGCTGGACCATAACGCGATCGTCGGGCCTCACAACGAAGTCCGCAACTTCCTGTTCTGTAATGGCTTCAGCGGCCATGGCCTGCAGCAGGCGCCAGCGATCGGCCGCGGGCTGAGTGAGCTGATTACCTACGGCGGTTATCGCAGCCTGGACTTGAGTGCGTTGTCGTACGAGCGAGTAGTCGAAAACCGTCCCTTTTTGGAGGACTCGGTCATCTGA
- the gabD gene encoding NADP-dependent succinate-semialdehyde dehydrogenase, with protein MRLADPELLREFCYIDGSWIAADSGQTIDVTNPATGERLGSVPRMGVRETRRAIAAAEAALPAWRALTAKERAARLQAWFREIMHHQEDLAQIMTAEQGKPLAEARGEIAFAAAYVEWYAEEGKRIYGDVIPSPHAGRRLIVTKEPIGVCAAITPWNFPAAMITRKAAPALAAGCTLVLKPASQTPYSALALCVLAERAGIPRGVLSVVTGDSAAIGGELTSSPVVRKLSFTGSTPIGIKLLEQCAATVKKVTLELGGNAPFIVFDDADLDAAVEGALIAKFRNSGQTCVCANRFYIQDGIYDRFVEKFAARVSGLVVGNGAQAGTTIGPMIDGKAVAGVEALVAQAREAGARVVAGGKRHAFGGAFYEPTLLADVTADMRVAQEEIFGPVAPLFRFSTEEEVIAQANATEFGLACYLYARDLARVWRVSEALEYGMVGVNVGVLATEVAPFGGVKSSGLGREGSRYGIEDYLEIKYVCLGLD; from the coding sequence ATGAGACTTGCCGATCCCGAACTGCTGCGCGAGTTTTGCTACATAGATGGAAGTTGGATTGCTGCCGATAGCGGCCAGACGATCGATGTCACCAATCCGGCTACGGGTGAGCGCCTGGGCAGTGTTCCGCGCATGGGTGTGAGAGAAACGCGCCGGGCCATTGCGGCCGCCGAAGCCGCATTGCCTGCCTGGCGGGCATTGACGGCCAAGGAGCGGGCGGCGCGGTTGCAAGCCTGGTTCCGCGAAATCATGCATCACCAGGAAGATCTGGCGCAGATCATGACGGCCGAACAGGGCAAGCCTCTGGCTGAGGCGCGTGGCGAAATCGCTTTTGCCGCCGCCTATGTGGAGTGGTATGCGGAAGAAGGCAAGCGCATTTACGGGGATGTTATTCCGTCTCCCCATGCAGGCCGTCGGTTGATCGTGACGAAGGAGCCGATTGGGGTGTGTGCGGCTATCACGCCATGGAATTTTCCGGCAGCAATGATCACCCGCAAGGCCGCACCGGCCTTGGCTGCAGGTTGCACCCTGGTGCTCAAGCCGGCCTCGCAGACGCCTTACAGTGCCCTGGCGCTTTGCGTGCTGGCGGAGCGTGCTGGCATTCCTCGCGGAGTGTTGAGCGTGGTGACCGGGGATTCTGCAGCTATCGGTGGCGAGCTGACTTCCAGCCCGGTGGTGCGCAAATTGTCTTTCACCGGCTCTACGCCCATTGGCATCAAGCTTCTGGAGCAATGCGCCGCTACGGTCAAGAAAGTCACCCTGGAGCTGGGTGGGAACGCACCGTTCATTGTGTTCGACGATGCAGATCTGGATGCGGCGGTGGAAGGGGCATTGATTGCCAAGTTCCGCAACTCGGGGCAAACGTGCGTCTGCGCCAATCGCTTCTATATCCAGGACGGTATCTACGATCGTTTCGTGGAAAAGTTTGCCGCGCGAGTCTCGGGTCTGGTTGTGGGTAATGGTGCACAGGCCGGCACCACCATCGGTCCCATGATTGATGGCAAGGCCGTGGCAGGCGTCGAGGCGCTGGTTGCGCAGGCCCGGGAAGCAGGAGCGCGGGTCGTAGCAGGGGGCAAGCGCCACGCTTTCGGAGGGGCTTTCTACGAGCCGACGCTGCTGGCTGACGTCACGGCCGACATGCGCGTGGCCCAAGAAGAAATCTTCGGTCCGGTGGCGCCGTTGTTTCGCTTCAGTACCGAGGAGGAGGTGATCGCCCAGGCCAATGCCACCGAATTCGGTCTGGCGTGCTATCTCTATGCCCGGGACCTGGCGCGAGTATGGCGAGTCTCCGAGGCGCTGGAGTACGGAATGGTTGGGGTCAACGTAGGGGTGCTGGCGACCGAGGTCGCCCCCTTCGGCGGCGTGAAGTCCTCGGGATTAGGCCGCGAAGGCTCCCGCTATGGCATCGAGGACTACCTGGAAATCAAGTACGTGTGTCTGGGACTCGACTGA
- a CDS encoding thiamine pyrophosphate-binding protein codes for MNKVSSGLRSGGQVLVDALRINGVERAFCVPGESYLAVLDALHDARDEIELIVCRQEGGAAYMAEAYGKLTGKPGICFVTRGPGATNASVGVHTAFQDSTPMILFIGQVARDQVEREAFQEIDYRRMFGQMAKWVVEVDDAARLPELLSQAFHRATNGRPGPVVVALPEDMLTDRVSVTDAGPAQAIEPAASPASLAQLQGLIGEAQRPLVVLGGGGWSVEAVENVRTFIEKQNLPVAASFRCQDLFNNTLPNYAGDLGLAAGPELVEAVKNADLLLVVGARLGEMSTGGYALVDIPVPKQKLVHVHAGIEELGRVYQPTLAINAGMKTFAAQVAELPAVKHEAFNDWTAKLNRGYRANFDCPPSPGPVQMGEVIAWLNERLPHDSILTCGAGNYTGWLHRGYQHRTFRTLLGPTNGSMGYGVPAAVAAKITAPERMVVAFAGDGCFLMNGQELATAANYDARLIVIVVNNGMYGTIRMHQERSYPGRVCGTELHNPDFAALARSYGFHGETVVATEQFAAAFERCVASAKPALIEVQVDPEALTPRMTLSQIREKALASL; via the coding sequence ATGAACAAAGTATCCTCGGGTCTGCGTAGTGGCGGACAGGTTCTGGTCGATGCGCTGCGGATCAATGGTGTCGAGCGTGCGTTCTGCGTGCCGGGTGAAAGCTACCTGGCGGTGCTCGATGCGCTGCATGATGCCCGCGACGAGATCGAGTTGATTGTCTGCCGCCAAGAGGGCGGTGCGGCCTACATGGCCGAAGCCTATGGCAAACTCACCGGAAAGCCCGGCATCTGCTTCGTGACCCGAGGCCCAGGGGCGACCAACGCTTCGGTGGGTGTGCACACGGCGTTCCAGGACTCTACGCCGATGATCCTCTTCATCGGCCAGGTGGCTCGTGATCAGGTGGAGCGTGAGGCTTTTCAGGAGATCGACTACCGCCGCATGTTTGGCCAAATGGCCAAGTGGGTGGTGGAGGTGGATGATGCTGCACGCCTGCCCGAATTGCTCAGCCAGGCTTTTCATCGCGCCACTAACGGCCGGCCGGGTCCGGTGGTTGTGGCACTGCCCGAAGATATGCTGACCGATCGGGTCAGCGTGACTGATGCCGGACCTGCGCAGGCGATCGAGCCTGCTGCATCGCCTGCATCGCTGGCGCAACTGCAAGGTTTGATTGGCGAAGCGCAACGACCTCTGGTGGTGCTGGGTGGCGGTGGTTGGAGTGTCGAGGCGGTGGAGAACGTCCGCACCTTCATCGAGAAACAGAACCTGCCCGTGGCAGCCTCCTTCCGTTGCCAGGATCTGTTCAATAACACTTTGCCCAACTACGCCGGTGATTTGGGGTTGGCTGCGGGGCCGGAGCTGGTTGAGGCGGTCAAGAACGCCGACCTGCTGTTGGTGGTGGGCGCACGCCTGGGCGAGATGAGCACCGGTGGCTATGCCTTGGTGGACATTCCCGTGCCGAAGCAGAAGTTGGTGCATGTGCATGCCGGCATCGAAGAGTTGGGGCGCGTCTACCAGCCAACCTTGGCGATCAACGCCGGGATGAAGACTTTCGCCGCTCAGGTCGCCGAATTGCCTGCGGTCAAACATGAGGCCTTCAATGATTGGACGGCAAAGCTCAATCGCGGTTATCGCGCCAACTTTGATTGCCCTCCGTCACCGGGGCCGGTGCAGATGGGGGAAGTGATCGCCTGGTTGAACGAGCGACTGCCGCACGACAGTATCCTCACTTGCGGTGCCGGCAATTACACCGGATGGCTGCACCGCGGTTACCAGCATCGTACGTTCCGTACGCTGTTGGGGCCCACCAACGGTTCGATGGGTTATGGCGTACCTGCCGCAGTCGCGGCCAAAATCACCGCCCCGGAGCGCATGGTGGTGGCCTTTGCCGGTGACGGTTGCTTCCTCATGAACGGCCAGGAATTGGCGACAGCAGCGAACTACGACGCCCGGTTGATCGTGATCGTGGTCAACAATGGCATGTACGGCACCATTCGTATGCACCAGGAGCGCAGCTACCCGGGACGTGTTTGCGGTACTGAGCTGCACAATCCGGATTTTGCCGCCTTGGCACGTTCCTACGGCTTCCACGGCGAGACGGTCGTTGCTACCGAACAGTTCGCTGCAGCCTTTGAGCGTTGTGTTGCCAGCGCAAAACCCGCCCTTATTGAGGTGCAGGTAGATCCCGAAGCCCTGACGCCTCGAATGACACTGAGCCAGATTCGCGAAAAAGCCCTCGCTTCCCTTTGA
- a CDS encoding hydantoinase/oxoprolinase family protein, with protein sequence MTATSCRVGVDIGGTFTDIALDAGGVLHSTKILTDYELPERAILTGVRSVVEAAGLKLSDIDQLIHGTTLATNALIERRGARTAFITTEGFRDTLEMRTENRFEQYDINIALPPPLIEREHRYTLRERLDVHGEVLIAPQGCEIEVLVERIAAGNYESVAIGLLHSYVNGAHERLLRDALQARLPKVLISISSEVSPQMREFERFNTVCANAYVKPLIKSYLDRLVVTLKEAGADCPVFMIHSGGGIISVQSAAEFPVRLVESGPAGGAIFAADIARKYSLDSVVSFDMGGTTAKICLIENQVPKTAKTFEVARTYRFKKGSGMPISIPVVEMVEIGAGGGSIASIDSMRQIRVGPHSAASEPGPACYGRGGLEPTITDANLLLGRLDADNFAGGAMRLVTENAASAVARVIGEPLNMEARTAAYGICEVVDENMANAGRVHAVESGKDIADYTMITFGGGGPLHAARLCEKMGVSRFLVPAGAGVGSAIGFLRAPFGYEAVRSAFVRLSGFDAVQVNALIEDMKAEAIGFLRQGMPEGEPELECTAFMRYVGQGWEIPVSLPFKPFTKSDIVQFKALFEAAYTMFFGRPIEGPDVEIVSWSVKASSPLMDVQPVEQIKASHRAHEVSRREVFDVVGGGFVDAGIYQREELQPGARIDGPAIIAERETSTFVSSSFTATVQPDGCLLVVRR encoded by the coding sequence ATGACTGCTACTTCATGCCGGGTCGGCGTGGACATAGGTGGAACCTTTACGGATATCGCGCTGGATGCAGGCGGTGTACTGCATTCGACCAAGATTCTTACTGACTATGAATTGCCTGAGCGTGCAATTCTCACCGGTGTCAGGAGTGTCGTCGAAGCCGCGGGGCTGAAGCTGTCCGACATCGATCAACTGATCCATGGCACAACATTGGCAACCAACGCCTTGATCGAACGGCGTGGCGCCAGGACGGCGTTCATTACGACCGAAGGTTTTCGCGACACGCTGGAAATGCGCACCGAGAATCGATTTGAACAATACGACATCAATATTGCGTTGCCGCCGCCGCTGATCGAGCGCGAGCACCGCTATACCTTGCGTGAGCGGCTGGATGTGCACGGTGAGGTGCTGATTGCGCCGCAAGGTTGCGAGATCGAGGTGCTGGTTGAGCGCATTGCTGCCGGCAACTACGAGAGCGTTGCGATCGGCTTGCTCCACAGCTACGTCAATGGTGCCCATGAGCGTCTGCTGCGCGATGCGTTGCAAGCTCGCCTGCCGAAGGTTCTGATCTCGATTTCCAGCGAAGTTTCACCGCAGATGCGCGAGTTCGAGCGCTTCAATACGGTCTGCGCCAATGCCTACGTCAAGCCGCTGATCAAGTCATACCTGGATCGCCTGGTGGTGACGCTCAAGGAGGCGGGTGCCGATTGCCCGGTGTTCATGATTCACTCAGGTGGCGGCATTATTTCCGTGCAGAGCGCTGCTGAATTCCCTGTGCGTCTGGTCGAGTCGGGCCCGGCGGGTGGCGCCATCTTCGCCGCGGATATTGCGCGTAAGTATTCCCTGGATTCGGTGGTTTCGTTCGACATGGGCGGAACCACGGCAAAGATCTGCCTGATCGAGAATCAGGTGCCTAAAACCGCCAAGACCTTCGAAGTAGCGCGTACCTATCGCTTCAAAAAGGGCAGTGGCATGCCCATTTCCATCCCTGTCGTGGAGATGGTTGAAATCGGTGCCGGTGGTGGTTCGATCGCAAGTATCGACAGCATGCGCCAGATTCGCGTCGGGCCGCACAGTGCCGCCTCTGAACCAGGGCCGGCCTGCTACGGCCGCGGTGGTCTGGAACCGACCATCACCGATGCCAACCTGCTGCTTGGGCGTCTGGATGCTGACAATTTCGCTGGCGGCGCCATGCGCCTGGTCACCGAAAATGCCGCTTCGGCCGTGGCTCGCGTCATTGGCGAACCGCTGAACATGGAGGCGCGCACTGCCGCTTACGGCATCTGCGAAGTGGTCGATGAAAACATGGCCAACGCCGGCCGTGTGCATGCAGTGGAGAGCGGCAAGGACATAGCCGATTACACCATGATCACCTTTGGCGGTGGCGGCCCGCTGCATGCGGCGCGCCTGTGCGAAAAGATGGGAGTGTCGCGTTTTCTGGTTCCGGCGGGTGCAGGTGTCGGGTCGGCCATTGGTTTCCTGCGGGCGCCGTTCGGTTACGAGGCCGTGCGCAGTGCATTCGTGCGCCTGTCCGGGTTCGACGCGGTGCAGGTCAATGCGCTGATCGAAGACATGAAAGCAGAGGCCATCGGCTTCCTCCGTCAGGGCATGCCCGAAGGTGAACCAGAGTTGGAATGCACTGCCTTCATGCGCTATGTCGGTCAGGGTTGGGAAATTCCGGTGAGTCTGCCATTCAAGCCGTTCACCAAGAGCGACATTGTCCAGTTCAAGGCTTTGTTCGAGGCAGCCTACACGATGTTTTTCGGGCGCCCGATCGAGGGGCCGGATGTCGAAATCGTCAGTTGGTCGGTCAAGGCCAGCTCCCCATTGATGGACGTCCAGCCGGTAGAGCAGATCAAGGCATCGCACCGTGCCCACGAAGTGTCCCGGCGTGAGGTGTTCGATGTGGTTGGCGGCGGCTTCGTCGATGCCGGCATCTATCAGCGTGAAGAATTGCAGCCGGGGGCACGGATCGACGGTCCGGCCATCATCGCAGAGCGCGAGACCTCGACTTTCGTGTCGTCCTCGTTCACCGCCACGGTCCAGCCCGACGGCTGCCTGCTGGTTGTTCGGCGCTAA
- a CDS encoding pyridoxal phosphate-dependent aminotransferase — MEFQSSRVRTVKSSPSMAVSVLAKKMLAQGEPVINLSLGEPDFNTPAHVIEAAHQAMLAGNNHYTAPNGYEELRQAIVSKFARENGLDYGLDEICIANGAKQLLFNAFLATLEPGDEVITPAPYWVSYTDMVLLNGGVPKVIPCGSEYGFKLDAQRLEAAITPKTRWLMLNSPNNPCGAIYTREEFAALGAVLERHPKVLVISDEIYEHIILGEKPFVPFVKACPGLRERTLLINGVSKAYAMTGYRLGYAAGPKELIVAMNKTQSQTTTCPSAISQLAAAAALDGPQDFVREANREYQARGAMVVEGLSAIEGLELQMPEGAFYAFPKCAAFIGKRAPDGQVIESDTDLANYLLRVGKVATVPGSAFGLEPYIRLSFATSREQLEQAIVQMREALCALV; from the coding sequence ATGGAATTTCAAAGTTCGCGGGTCAGAACGGTCAAGAGTTCTCCCAGCATGGCTGTTTCGGTCCTGGCCAAGAAAATGCTGGCGCAAGGCGAGCCCGTCATCAATCTCAGCCTTGGTGAGCCGGACTTCAATACGCCGGCCCACGTGATAGAGGCGGCTCACCAGGCCATGCTCGCAGGCAACAATCACTACACCGCACCTAACGGCTATGAAGAACTGCGCCAGGCCATCGTGTCCAAGTTCGCCCGTGAAAACGGGCTGGATTATGGTCTCGACGAGATCTGCATTGCCAACGGCGCCAAACAGCTCCTGTTCAATGCCTTCCTTGCCACGCTGGAGCCGGGCGACGAGGTCATCACGCCGGCACCGTATTGGGTCTCCTACACCGACATGGTGCTGCTCAATGGTGGCGTGCCAAAGGTCATTCCTTGTGGCTCCGAGTATGGTTTCAAGCTTGATGCGCAGCGCCTGGAAGCGGCGATAACGCCGAAGACCCGCTGGCTGATGCTCAACTCGCCGAACAACCCCTGTGGTGCGATCTACACCCGGGAAGAGTTCGCCGCCCTGGGCGCGGTGCTGGAGCGGCATCCCAAGGTGCTGGTCATCTCTGACGAGATTTATGAGCACATCATCCTTGGCGAAAAGCCGTTTGTACCCTTCGTCAAGGCTTGCCCTGGCCTGCGTGAACGCACGCTGTTGATCAATGGTGTGTCCAAGGCCTATGCCATGACCGGCTACCGCCTGGGCTATGCCGCCGGCCCGAAAGAGCTGATCGTGGCAATGAACAAGACCCAGTCGCAAACCACCACCTGCCCGTCAGCGATTTCGCAGCTGGCGGCTGCTGCGGCGTTGGACGGGCCACAGGATTTTGTGCGTGAAGCGAACCGTGAATATCAAGCCCGTGGCGCCATGGTGGTCGAGGGGCTGTCAGCCATCGAGGGCCTGGAACTGCAGATGCCGGAAGGTGCTTTCTACGCGTTCCCCAAATGCGCAGCGTTTATCGGCAAGCGTGCCCCGGACGGTCAGGTAATCGAAAGCGATACGGACCTGGCCAACTACCTGTTGCGGGTGGGGAAAGTCGCCACCGTGCCGGGCTCTGCGTTCGGTCTGGAACCCTACATTCGCTTGTCGTTTGCCACGTCTCGCGAGCAACTCGAGCAGGCCATTGTGCAGATGCGCGAAGCGCTTTGCGCGCTGGTTTAG
- a CDS encoding hydantoinase B/oxoprolinase family protein — MSETLIDIQMQVMWNRLISVVEEQALTLIRTAFSTSVREAGDLSAGVFDRAGNMLAQAVTGTPGHVNTMAEAVVHFINDIGQDNIFEGDVYVTNDPWKGTGHLHDITIVSPSFYKGELIGYFASTAHVVDIGGRGFGPDAREVYEEGLFIPVLKLFERGKVNRDFINILRNNVRENDRVVGDFYALAACNETGHKRLLSMLDEFRLDNLEHIGGFILEHSRRATLECFKSLPHGTYKNSMTLDGYDVPVTLAVTLTVGLDGILTDFTGTSGMSQFGINVPLGYAKAYACYGLKCIVAPEIPNNSASLAPFEVTAPEGCILNAKHPAPVSVRHVLGHFVPDLVLGALHKCLPGQVPAEGASALWNLHLSVRPLESNPEGRNAEMLMFNSGGMGARAAKDGLSATAFPSGVHTMPVEATEHAGPVIVWRKELREGSGGAGLLRGGLGQEIEVSAAKGYSFRFSAMFDRIQYPARGLEGGKEGAQGYVGLDDGTLLRGKGQQFVPADRRLVLRLPGGGGYGDPGQRTREDVARDLRFGYISAEQARNDYGYEPEQGS; from the coding sequence ATGAGCGAAACATTGATCGATATCCAGATGCAGGTGATGTGGAATCGCCTGATCTCCGTGGTGGAAGAACAGGCCTTGACCCTGATCCGCACGGCATTCTCCACCAGCGTGCGCGAGGCGGGCGACCTCTCTGCAGGCGTATTCGACCGCGCCGGCAACATGCTGGCCCAGGCGGTTACCGGCACCCCCGGTCACGTCAATACCATGGCTGAGGCGGTGGTGCATTTCATCAACGACATCGGCCAGGACAACATCTTCGAAGGCGATGTGTATGTGACCAACGACCCGTGGAAGGGCACCGGCCATTTGCACGACATTACCATCGTCTCGCCGTCGTTCTACAAGGGTGAGTTGATTGGCTACTTCGCGAGCACCGCGCACGTGGTCGACATTGGTGGACGCGGCTTCGGCCCCGATGCCCGAGAGGTCTATGAAGAAGGGCTGTTCATCCCGGTTCTGAAGCTGTTCGAGCGCGGTAAGGTCAACCGGGACTTCATCAACATCCTGCGCAACAACGTGCGTGAGAATGATCGGGTTGTCGGCGACTTCTACGCCCTGGCGGCTTGCAACGAAACCGGGCACAAGCGCTTGTTGAGCATGTTGGACGAGTTTCGCCTCGACAATCTGGAGCACATCGGCGGCTTCATCCTCGAACACAGTCGTCGCGCCACTCTGGAATGCTTCAAGTCGCTGCCTCACGGCACGTACAAAAACAGCATGACGCTCGATGGCTATGATGTGCCGGTCACGCTGGCGGTGACGCTGACAGTCGGTCTGGATGGCATCCTCACCGACTTCACCGGTACTTCCGGCATGAGCCAGTTCGGTATCAACGTGCCCCTGGGCTACGCCAAGGCTTATGCCTGCTATGGCCTCAAGTGCATCGTTGCGCCGGAAATCCCGAACAACTCGGCCTCACTGGCGCCCTTCGAGGTCACCGCACCTGAAGGCTGCATCCTCAACGCCAAGCATCCGGCTCCGGTTTCGGTGCGCCATGTTCTGGGGCACTTCGTTCCGGATCTGGTCCTCGGTGCACTGCACAAATGCCTCCCGGGACAAGTTCCTGCCGAAGGTGCGAGCGCTCTGTGGAACCTGCACCTGAGCGTGCGCCCACTGGAGAGTAATCCAGAGGGGCGTAACGCCGAGATGTTGATGTTCAACAGTGGTGGCATGGGCGCGCGGGCGGCCAAGGATGGTTTGAGTGCGACGGCGTTCCCCAGCGGCGTACACACCATGCCGGTGGAAGCGACCGAGCACGCAGGCCCGGTGATTGTCTGGCGCAAGGAACTGCGTGAAGGCTCCGGTGGTGCCGGCCTGTTGCGTGGCGGTCTGGGGCAGGAAATCGAAGTGTCGGCCGCCAAGGGCTATTCCTTCCGTTTCAGCGCCATGTTCGACCGCATCCAGTATCCGGCGCGGGGCCTTGAGGGCGGCAAGGAAGGCGCCCAGGGGTATGTGGGGCTCGATGACGGAACGTTGCTGCGTGGTAAGGGCCAACAGTTCGTTCCTGCCGATCGCCGTCTGGTGCTCAGGCTGCCCGGTGGCGGCGGTTATGGTGACCCGGGTCAGCGCACTCGTGAGGATGTGGCCAGAGACCTGCGCTTCGGTTACATCAGCGCCGAGCAGGCACGCAACGATTATGGCTACGAGCCAGAGCAGGGGAGCTAA
- a CDS encoding FadR/GntR family transcriptional regulator — translation MNATLGTRRANLAETVIKELSNRIDVGTYGPGQKLPSEQELCKEFNVSRPVIREAVASLRLGGRLIARQGVGVFVVEQDVKRIGYALSTSVDDVRAAAHILELRLGIETESVARAAERRSPTSMSHITEAFDRFNALDGSNLEEEAKADFEFHLAIARATNNPHFTQLLEALGPDIIFDLHLKHGQSTGKNRLAHIKKIGREHGAILSAISMGDVNGARSALRKHLEESLTRYQRLVDSGE, via the coding sequence ATGAACGCGACGCTAGGTACGCGAAGAGCCAATCTGGCGGAGACGGTGATCAAGGAACTGTCCAACCGCATAGACGTGGGCACTTATGGCCCAGGCCAAAAGCTTCCTTCCGAGCAGGAGCTTTGCAAGGAATTCAACGTCAGCCGCCCCGTGATACGCGAAGCGGTAGCCTCGTTGCGCCTGGGTGGACGCTTGATTGCACGCCAGGGTGTCGGAGTGTTTGTGGTGGAGCAGGATGTCAAACGCATCGGCTACGCATTGAGCACATCGGTCGATGACGTGCGCGCCGCAGCACATATACTTGAGCTGCGCCTGGGCATCGAAACCGAATCCGTTGCGCGAGCAGCCGAACGCCGAAGCCCGACGAGCATGTCGCACATCACTGAAGCCTTTGATCGCTTCAATGCACTGGATGGCAGCAACCTCGAAGAAGAAGCCAAGGCCGATTTCGAGTTTCACCTGGCGATTGCGCGCGCGACCAATAATCCGCATTTCACCCAGCTTCTCGAGGCACTCGGCCCGGATATCATTTTCGATCTGCACCTCAAGCATGGCCAGTCGACCGGTAAAAATCGGCTGGCGCATATCAAGAAAATCGGTCGCGAGCACGGTGCGATCCTCTCTGCCATTTCCATGGGCGACGTCAACGGCGCTCGCTCCGCGCTGCGCAAGCATCTGGAAGAAAGCCTGACGCGCTATCAACGCCTGGTAGACAGCGGAGAGTAG
- a CDS encoding NAD-dependent epimerase/dehydratase family protein → MMSKPFKRLLITGAAGRLGRVLRAEMQACAEVLRLTDIADMGNAAPHEELVRCDLANIADVLPLAEGVDAIIHAGGVPLENTFDLILKGNIVGTYNVYEAARQHGVKRVIYTSSNHAIGFYDRTETIDASVPHRPDSLYGVSKCFAEDLGRYYWDKFGIESVNIRIGSSFEEPLDRRMLATWLSFADFARIVERALHAPRVGHMIVYGMSDNRETLWDNHLASSLGYVPKDSADEYREKVMANTPRLDPNEPAARYHGGNFAGAGHFEDAQ, encoded by the coding sequence ATGATGAGCAAGCCCTTCAAACGACTGTTGATTACCGGAGCTGCCGGCCGCCTTGGCCGCGTGCTGCGCGCGGAAATGCAGGCCTGCGCCGAGGTCCTGCGCCTGACCGATATCGCCGACATGGGGAACGCGGCACCGCACGAGGAGCTGGTGCGCTGCGACCTGGCCAACATTGCCGATGTGCTGCCGCTGGCCGAAGGTGTAGACGCGATCATTCATGCCGGCGGTGTGCCGCTGGAGAACACATTCGACTTGATCCTCAAAGGCAATATCGTCGGCACCTACAACGTGTACGAAGCGGCGCGCCAACACGGCGTGAAGCGGGTGATCTACACCAGTTCCAACCACGCTATCGGCTTCTATGATCGGACCGAAACCATTGATGCCAGCGTGCCGCACCGGCCGGACAGCCTGTATGGCGTGAGCAAGTGTTTTGCCGAGGATCTTGGGCGCTACTACTGGGATAAGTTCGGCATCGAATCGGTGAATATTCGTATCGGATCGTCGTTCGAGGAGCCGCTGGATCGTCGCATGCTGGCGACCTGGCTGTCATTCGCCGACTTTGCCCGGATCGTCGAGCGTGCCCTGCATGCACCGCGTGTCGGTCACATGATCGTGTATGGCATGTCCGATAACCGCGAGACCCTCTGGGACAATCACCTTGCGTCGTCTCTGGGCTATGTGCCCAAGGACAGTGCCGATGAGTACCGCGAGAAGGTGATGGCCAATACCCCGCGGCTCGATCCGAATGAGCCTGCGGCCCGCTATCACGGCGGGAATTTCGCCGGGGCCGGTCATTTCGAAGATGCGCAATAA